In a genomic window of Nocardia fluminea:
- a CDS encoding MarR family winged helix-turn-helix transcriptional regulator — translation MIEDFDSVERRAWSAVVTLSMRIPSALDSRLQREFGVTHFEYRVMALLYEAPAHRMRLSTLAARGHGSISRLSHVVSKLERMGWARREAAQSGRGIDAVLTESGQAKVVEATPDYLVAVRKLVLDGLDEPQKAELAVQGERLSLHLIHTLGDTDPRHPARDY, via the coding sequence GTGATAGAGGATTTCGACTCGGTCGAGCGTCGCGCGTGGAGCGCGGTGGTCACCCTCTCGATGCGCATACCGAGCGCACTCGATTCACGACTACAACGCGAGTTCGGGGTGACCCATTTCGAGTACCGGGTCATGGCCCTGCTCTACGAAGCGCCGGCACACCGGATGCGGTTGAGCACACTCGCGGCACGGGGACACGGGTCCATCTCGCGTCTCTCCCACGTCGTGTCGAAGCTGGAACGGATGGGGTGGGCGCGGCGGGAAGCGGCGCAGTCAGGGCGCGGGATCGACGCGGTACTCACCGAGAGCGGGCAGGCCAAGGTGGTCGAGGCGACGCCGGACTATCTCGTGGCGGTACGCAAGCTGGTGCTCGACGGACTCGACGAACCACAGAAGGCCGAACTCGCGGTCCAGGGTGAACGGCTCTCCCTGCATCTGATCCACACGCTCGGCGATACCGACCCACGGCATCCGGCGCGCGACTACTGA
- a CDS encoding DUF7144 family membrane protein produces MTDTNQHQLRDGIAAGTSIGAGILLAVVGVLQILQGISAVANDDLIVVGPAYTYQFDLTSWGWWHIVLGAIAVIVAIGLLAGQTWGRVSAMVIAALSIIANFLWLPYYPWWSILIIAVDIVVIWAVATWRPTNV; encoded by the coding sequence ATGACAGACACGAATCAGCACCAGCTGCGCGACGGAATCGCGGCAGGAACCTCCATCGGCGCTGGCATCCTGCTGGCGGTAGTCGGTGTCCTGCAGATTCTCCAGGGAATCTCCGCTGTCGCCAACGACGATCTCATCGTCGTCGGACCGGCGTACACCTACCAGTTCGACCTCACCAGCTGGGGCTGGTGGCACATCGTTCTCGGCGCGATCGCGGTGATCGTCGCGATCGGCCTGCTGGCCGGCCAGACGTGGGGCCGGGTATCGGCAATGGTGATCGCCGCACTGTCGATCATCGCCAATTTCCTGTGGCTGCCCTACTACCCGTGGTGGTCGATCCTGATCATCGCCGTCGACATCGTGGTGATCTGGGCGGTGGCAACCTGGCGGCCGACCAACGTCTGA
- a CDS encoding ElyC/SanA/YdcF family protein, with protein sequence MSIFRRAGWLLVGALVTVLAVAFAGWPVFVHPQVDPLRPADVIVVLGGTAYERFDLGIELAERGLAPEVLIAQSTGPDDPMMDKYCGGRFAFRVACFVPDPWTTDGEAREIVRRAKIYGWDHIIVVTFTPHVSRARYIVEKCYDGEITMVASPSDSGLEFWAWMYVRQSAGYVRAFVNQHCETD encoded by the coding sequence GTGTCGATTTTTCGGCGTGCGGGATGGTTGCTCGTCGGCGCACTGGTCACCGTGCTGGCTGTCGCGTTCGCTGGATGGCCGGTCTTCGTGCATCCCCAGGTCGACCCGCTGCGGCCCGCCGATGTGATCGTGGTGCTCGGTGGTACCGCCTACGAAAGGTTCGACCTCGGTATCGAACTCGCCGAGCGCGGCCTGGCCCCCGAGGTGCTCATCGCCCAGTCCACCGGACCCGACGACCCGATGATGGACAAGTACTGCGGCGGCCGATTCGCCTTCCGTGTCGCGTGTTTCGTGCCCGACCCGTGGACCACTGATGGGGAGGCGCGCGAAATCGTCCGGCGCGCGAAGATCTACGGGTGGGACCACATCATCGTGGTCACGTTCACGCCCCATGTCTCGCGCGCCAGGTACATCGTCGAGAAGTGCTACGACGGCGAGATCACCATGGTCGCCAGCCCGTCGGACTCGGGGCTCGAGTTCTGGGCGTGGATGTATGTGCGCCAATCCGCCGGATATGTCAGAGCTTTCGTCAATCAGCATTGCGAGACCGACTGA
- a CDS encoding flavin-containing monooxygenase yields the protein MTDTAVAPEHLDVVIVGAGLTGIGAAYRLQTEHPHRSYAILEARADLGGTWDLFRYPGIRSDSDMFTLGYPFKPWRAARSIADGSAILDYIRETAQENGIDRRIRFGARVIGADWSSAHAHWQLTIAHDGPDGPELSNLTCGFLYTCAGYYDYQQPHAPEFPGRDAFAGTVVHPQFWPSDLDTRDKRIVVIGSGATAVTLVPNLAADAAHVTMLQRSPTWISPVPGRDKQADKIRKLLPAGLAHRLIRTKNILFSIGFYQFCRRRPAAARKLLTDLTTRILKDDKLVAQHFTPDYDPWDQRLCAAPDADFFKAMKKGKASVVTDHIDAFVPEGIRLVSGQTLPADIVVTATGLRLLAFGGIAPSVDGTPVPLADQYVWQGAMLTGLPNFAICVGYTNASWTLRADLTSRLVCKVLTHLDRTGSAAVVPEPEGALAQRPLLDLNAGYVLRSIAAFPRQGDRHPWRVRQNYLLDALITLRTDFGKTLRPVPRRVKEFTRNG from the coding sequence ATGACCGATACCGCCGTTGCCCCCGAACACCTCGACGTCGTCATCGTCGGCGCCGGTTTGACCGGCATCGGGGCCGCTTACCGGCTGCAGACCGAGCACCCGCATCGCAGCTACGCCATCCTGGAGGCGCGCGCCGACCTCGGCGGCACCTGGGACCTCTTCCGCTACCCGGGTATCCGCTCGGATTCGGACATGTTCACCCTCGGCTATCCGTTCAAGCCGTGGCGCGCGGCCCGTTCCATCGCCGACGGCTCCGCGATCCTGGACTACATCCGCGAGACCGCGCAGGAGAACGGCATCGACCGGCGCATCCGGTTCGGTGCGCGGGTGATCGGCGCGGATTGGTCATCGGCGCACGCCCACTGGCAGCTCACCATCGCCCACGATGGCCCCGACGGCCCCGAGCTGAGCAACCTGACCTGCGGTTTCCTCTATACCTGCGCCGGCTACTACGACTACCAGCAGCCGCACGCTCCCGAATTTCCCGGCCGCGACGCCTTCGCGGGCACCGTCGTGCACCCGCAGTTCTGGCCCAGCGACCTCGACACCCGGGACAAGCGGATCGTCGTGATCGGCAGCGGCGCCACCGCCGTCACTCTGGTGCCGAATCTGGCCGCCGACGCCGCCCACGTCACCATGTTGCAGCGCAGCCCCACCTGGATCAGCCCGGTCCCCGGCCGCGACAAGCAGGCCGACAAGATCCGCAAGCTGCTCCCTGCCGGCCTGGCCCATCGGCTGATCCGGACCAAGAACATCCTGTTCAGCATCGGTTTCTACCAGTTCTGCCGCCGTCGTCCCGCCGCCGCGCGCAAGCTGCTCACCGATCTCACCACGCGCATCCTCAAAGACGACAAGCTCGTCGCCCAGCACTTCACTCCCGACTACGACCCCTGGGACCAGCGCCTGTGCGCCGCCCCCGACGCCGACTTCTTCAAGGCGATGAAGAAGGGCAAGGCCTCGGTGGTCACCGACCACATCGACGCCTTCGTGCCGGAGGGGATCCGCCTGGTCTCGGGGCAGACGCTGCCCGCCGACATCGTGGTCACCGCCACCGGCCTGCGCCTACTGGCGTTCGGTGGTATCGCACCCTCGGTCGACGGCACTCCCGTGCCGCTGGCCGACCAGTACGTCTGGCAGGGCGCCATGCTCACCGGCCTGCCCAACTTCGCCATCTGCGTCGGCTACACCAACGCGTCATGGACCCTGCGCGCCGACCTCACCTCCCGTTTGGTCTGCAAAGTCCTCACTCACCTCGACCGAACCGGCAGCGCCGCGGTCGTTCCCGAACCCGAGGGCGCGCTAGCCCAACGCCCCCTTCTCGACCTGAACGCGGGTTATGTCCTGCGCTCGATCGCGGCGTTCCCCCGTCAGGGCGACCGTCATCCGTGGCGGGTCCGGCAGAACTACCTGCTCGACGCGCTGATCACGCTGCGCACCGATTTCGGCAAAACCCTGCGACCGGTGCCGCGTCGAGTAAAGGAGTTCACCCGCAACGGGTGA